The following proteins come from a genomic window of Gimesia sp.:
- the rlmB gene encoding 23S rRNA (guanosine(2251)-2'-O)-methyltransferase RlmB translates to MALELKNPHSVLAALKTRPIDVTEIRLTAGASQGNWGDVADEARSHGIPVVVRKAPPQKMKRRQSEDQGRRTAGSVALVKPRIPSSLGELFAMDKTEGESRGLWLALDCIQDPHNIGAIFRTAGFFGVRGIILTKDRSAPLNGTVYDVASGGMEGVPFAVETNLSRAITEAKAAGIWIMGTSEHAEEDVATYSQDRPWMVVIGNEEKGLRRLTLEQCDVVCRLTSAGLVDSLNASVAAGIMIARFSPFGPGVK, encoded by the coding sequence GTGGCTCTGGAGCTGAAAAACCCCCATAGTGTGCTGGCTGCCTTGAAAACCCGCCCGATTGACGTGACTGAAATCCGTCTGACCGCGGGAGCCTCACAGGGAAACTGGGGAGACGTAGCCGATGAAGCCCGCAGTCATGGTATTCCCGTAGTGGTTCGCAAGGCACCACCCCAGAAGATGAAACGCCGCCAGTCGGAAGATCAGGGCCGCCGCACCGCAGGTTCCGTGGCGCTGGTCAAACCCCGCATACCCTCTTCGCTGGGCGAGTTGTTCGCGATGGACAAAACAGAGGGCGAATCCCGAGGACTCTGGCTGGCCCTGGACTGCATTCAGGATCCGCACAACATCGGCGCCATTTTTCGAACCGCAGGTTTTTTCGGTGTGCGAGGGATCATCCTGACCAAGGATCGTTCAGCGCCCCTGAACGGAACCGTCTATGACGTCGCTTCGGGAGGCATGGAAGGGGTTCCCTTCGCCGTTGAAACCAATCTGAGTCGCGCAATCACCGAAGCCAAGGCAGCCGGCATCTGGATCATGGGGACGTCCGAACATGCGGAAGAAGACGTCGCCACTTACAGCCAGGATCGCCCCTGGATGGTCGTCATCGGCAACGAAGAGAAAGGCCTCAGAAGGCTCACGCTCGAACAATGCGATGTCGTCTGCCGCCTCACTTCAGCGGGGCTCGTCGATTCTCTGAATGCCTCCGTCGCTGCCGGAATTATGATCGCCCGCTTTTCTCCTTTCGGACCCGGCGTGAAATAA
- a CDS encoding ATP-binding protein, with amino-acid sequence MSYRVFKKLLGETNLERKCRFLFGGGLMVLITASFSLNTWMNNQVLDEQNVTSARLLVAPIILEKHWKWSENNKEYRELIEKIAQSVKSKDLGNYSWSVFKANPSNADSKERPIDSAGYEALERIKQGENEIFYADVSEGKFQYYSAIHATESCVSCHRLHDDPDLELGGLIGIVNIRFPSQKVEQAQNWNRAINVASALITAVLAMLAAYAIVRYVIVKPVLHLKDVSDEIAHGNLDLRADIRTGDEFEELSYAFNRMLRHLVTVQEELRTVNTDLDTKVDELAQVNLRLYEMNKLKDEFLATMSHELRTPLNSILGFSDLLANTKDLGEKQKRYVANIQMSGKNLLAQINDVLDLAKIESGKMELQLSELSIADLIERRAGTMLPLADKKNIELTSEIDPRIPILFQDSVKIQQILNNLLSNAIKFTPEGGRVHVSATLCEDDPELFDLLVRDNGIGIPLDEQEFIFEKFRQGKSNSETRDTMSRSYEGTGLGLSIIRELSKLLDGEVFLESEFGRGSQFTVRLPVRMQDNADKLLSDINDTSVGMNRLKSSDLAKYAEKLAENKHSESRTP; translated from the coding sequence ATGTCGTATCGCGTCTTTAAAAAACTGCTCGGTGAAACCAATCTCGAACGGAAGTGCCGCTTCCTGTTCGGCGGGGGGCTTATGGTCCTGATCACCGCCAGTTTCTCCCTCAATACCTGGATGAACAACCAGGTGCTGGATGAGCAGAACGTGACTTCCGCTCGGCTGCTGGTGGCCCCCATCATTCTGGAAAAGCACTGGAAATGGTCCGAGAACAACAAAGAGTACCGGGAGCTGATCGAAAAGATCGCCCAGTCGGTGAAGTCCAAGGACCTCGGTAATTACAGCTGGTCGGTTTTCAAAGCCAACCCTTCTAACGCCGACTCCAAGGAACGCCCCATCGACAGTGCCGGCTACGAAGCCCTCGAACGCATCAAGCAGGGCGAGAATGAAATCTTCTACGCCGACGTGTCTGAGGGCAAATTCCAGTATTACAGTGCCATTCACGCCACCGAATCCTGTGTCTCCTGTCATCGTCTGCACGATGATCCGGATCTCGAACTCGGGGGGCTGATCGGCATCGTCAATATTCGCTTCCCGTCCCAGAAGGTGGAACAGGCCCAGAACTGGAACCGCGCGATCAACGTCGCTTCAGCCCTGATCACCGCCGTCCTGGCGATGCTCGCCGCTTACGCCATCGTGCGGTATGTGATCGTCAAGCCGGTCCTGCACCTCAAGGACGTCAGCGATGAAATCGCGCACGGCAATCTCGATCTGAGAGCCGACATTCGTACCGGGGACGAATTTGAAGAGCTGAGCTACGCGTTCAACCGCATGTTGCGTCACCTGGTTACGGTTCAGGAAGAACTCCGGACCGTGAACACGGACCTCGATACCAAAGTCGATGAACTCGCGCAGGTGAACCTCCGACTTTACGAGATGAATAAACTCAAAGACGAGTTCCTGGCCACGATGAGCCACGAACTCCGCACGCCGCTGAACAGTATTCTCGGCTTCAGCGATCTGCTGGCGAACACCAAAGACCTCGGAGAAAAACAGAAACGCTACGTTGCCAACATTCAGATGTCGGGAAAAAACCTGCTCGCGCAGATCAACGATGTTCTCGATCTGGCCAAAATCGAAAGCGGTAAGATGGAACTGCAGCTTTCCGAATTATCGATTGCCGATCTGATCGAACGCCGCGCCGGTACCATGCTCCCCCTGGCCGATAAAAAGAATATCGAACTCACTTCGGAAATCGATCCCAGGATTCCCATCCTCTTTCAGGACTCGGTCAAGATCCAGCAGATTCTGAACAACCTGCTTTCCAACGCAATCAAGTTTACGCCGGAAGGGGGCCGCGTGCATGTCTCGGCGACCCTCTGTGAAGACGACCCGGAACTGTTCGATCTTTTGGTCCGTGATAACGGCATCGGGATCCCCCTGGATGAGCAGGAATTTATCTTCGAGAAATTCCGCCAGGGGAAATCGAACTCGGAAACCCGTGATACGATGAGCCGCTCTTACGAAGGCACCGGCCTGGGACTTTCCATCATTCGTGAACTGTCCAAGCTGCTGGACGGGGAAGTCTTTTTGGAGAGTGAATTCGGACGCGGCAGTCAGTTTACGGTGCGTCTCCCCGTTCGCATGCAGGACAATGCAGACAAACTGCTCTCCGACATCAACGACACCTCTGTCGGCATGAATCGACTCAAATCCTCGGACCTGGCTAAATACGCGGAAAAACTGGCCGAGAACAAGCATTCTGAGTCTCGCACTCCTTGA
- the mutM gene encoding bifunctional DNA-formamidopyrimidine glycosylase/DNA-(apurinic or apyrimidinic site) lyase produces MPELPEVETMVRGIRDAVVGARIREFVKCRCTCKPISMKPGLKSIQGRVLNQTVVSVRRLAKRVILDLENEESFVIEPRMTGLMLLSDPPDREHLRLEWRLQNGRRQTSLWFWDRRGLGTVQLLRKAELETVLGPAKLGPDALALTFQELEQRCGSTSRAIKVALLDQKMVAGIGNLYASEILHLSRIHPERPANELNADEVKALHQATRKILKAAIRYEGSTLGDGTYRNALNKSGGYQNHHRVYSRAGEHCPTCRGAEIIRIVQAQRSTFYCPCCQVGHSL; encoded by the coding sequence GTGCCAGAGCTGCCGGAAGTGGAAACCATGGTGCGGGGCATCCGCGATGCCGTCGTAGGCGCCCGGATCCGTGAATTCGTCAAATGCCGCTGTACCTGTAAGCCCATTTCGATGAAACCAGGTCTGAAGTCGATCCAGGGCAGGGTCTTAAATCAGACGGTGGTTTCCGTACGCAGACTGGCCAAACGCGTGATTCTGGACCTGGAGAACGAGGAGTCGTTCGTCATTGAACCCCGTATGACTGGACTGATGTTACTCTCCGATCCGCCGGATCGCGAACACCTTCGCCTGGAATGGCGTCTACAGAACGGACGCAGGCAGACATCACTCTGGTTCTGGGACCGTCGCGGACTGGGAACGGTTCAATTACTACGCAAAGCGGAACTCGAGACCGTGCTCGGCCCCGCAAAGCTCGGTCCGGATGCCCTGGCCCTGACATTCCAGGAACTTGAGCAGCGGTGTGGCAGCACCAGCCGGGCGATTAAAGTCGCCTTACTGGACCAGAAAATGGTCGCCGGCATCGGGAATCTCTACGCCAGTGAGATTCTGCATCTGAGTCGGATTCATCCCGAGCGCCCCGCCAATGAACTGAACGCAGACGAAGTCAAAGCCCTGCATCAGGCGACGCGCAAGATACTGAAAGCAGCAATCCGTTACGAAGGTTCGACACTCGGCGATGGCACTTATCGGAATGCGTTGAACAAATCGGGCGGCTACCAGAATCATCACCGCGTCTACAGCCGGGCGGGAGAACACTGTCCCACCTGCCGGGGGGCGGAGATCATTCGCATCGTCCAGGCGCAGCGCTCCACTTTCTACTGTCCCTGCTGCCAGGTCGGTCACAGCCTCTGA
- a CDS encoding DUF1598 domain-containing protein encodes MRPKNPRVGSSVVSVLATIACLSIVLAVTFYLVNRQPQVTVEKVEEQIQAPAETPLVMEEQQEVVVVPEQTPEPVQETPRVTPEEMVAAQLAAGEFGQAIETAETVADLNERTMLLKMVVKAQMDSGDFVAALGTINRIPLAEARSQAMSERAQAMSLAGGSQLADFTELIQLIQTQTSGLWSDTGEGDGEISQFSSGVKVDPHGLLHQISQQERNGQLAALGIKARQANLNQNVAQNSQLRLVSLTRLEQQVEQLIEEGRSPVETMKMLAGLTKVQYIFVYPEENEVVIAGPAEAWIYNEQGQAVGVESGRPVLQLDDLVTVLRTFSDQGEKIFGCSFDPRPEGLARVKEFVAQSNARGPLHAGGGVRNWTRQLKDKLGVQDITQYGVPDTSRVARVLIEADYRMKMIGIGKLDAGANIPSYFDLLAKENSQSAQKLEALRWWLTMKYDSVLHNPQRTAFELVGSSVLCQSENQIVTKEGQRLQTGQAEKLNREFAANFTKHYQELAQKDLVYADLQNIFDLALVAALMQNEQLANRAGWEMNAFAANGMYRPAEYKPAHTVETVVNHRVYNGKDVVVQVAGGVRVDTASVVKNQNNLKVSPEVGAVSTKSQAPALPVGRWWWDLAN; translated from the coding sequence ATGCGCCCTAAAAACCCTCGAGTCGGCTCCAGTGTTGTTTCAGTTCTGGCAACCATCGCCTGTTTATCAATCGTTCTGGCAGTCACGTTTTATCTGGTGAACCGCCAGCCTCAAGTGACCGTGGAAAAAGTGGAGGAGCAAATTCAGGCTCCTGCAGAAACCCCACTGGTCATGGAAGAACAACAGGAAGTTGTGGTCGTGCCGGAACAAACTCCTGAACCGGTTCAGGAAACGCCGCGAGTCACTCCTGAAGAAATGGTCGCCGCCCAACTGGCTGCCGGCGAATTCGGTCAGGCGATTGAAACCGCAGAGACCGTCGCTGACCTCAATGAACGCACCATGCTGCTGAAGATGGTTGTCAAAGCCCAGATGGATTCCGGCGACTTTGTTGCCGCCCTGGGAACGATCAACCGGATCCCGCTGGCAGAAGCCCGCTCGCAAGCGATGAGCGAACGGGCCCAGGCCATGTCACTGGCCGGGGGTTCTCAGCTGGCCGACTTCACCGAACTCATTCAGCTGATTCAGACACAGACTTCAGGTCTCTGGTCAGACACCGGGGAAGGTGATGGGGAAATCAGTCAGTTTTCCAGCGGGGTTAAGGTCGATCCCCACGGACTGCTGCATCAGATCAGTCAGCAGGAACGCAACGGACAGCTGGCAGCTCTGGGCATTAAAGCCCGTCAGGCTAACCTGAATCAGAATGTCGCTCAGAACAGCCAGCTGCGTCTGGTTTCGCTGACACGTCTGGAACAGCAGGTAGAACAGTTAATCGAAGAAGGTCGTTCTCCGGTCGAAACCATGAAAATGCTCGCCGGTCTGACCAAAGTTCAATACATCTTTGTTTACCCGGAAGAGAACGAAGTCGTGATCGCCGGCCCGGCTGAAGCTTGGATCTACAACGAGCAGGGCCAGGCAGTGGGTGTCGAAAGTGGACGTCCCGTACTGCAGCTGGACGACCTCGTTACCGTATTGCGGACCTTCTCTGACCAGGGTGAAAAAATCTTCGGCTGTTCTTTCGATCCCCGTCCTGAAGGACTGGCCCGTGTGAAAGAATTCGTCGCTCAGTCCAATGCCCGTGGCCCTCTGCACGCTGGTGGCGGTGTGCGGAACTGGACCCGTCAGCTGAAGGATAAACTGGGCGTCCAGGACATCACTCAGTACGGTGTGCCTGACACTTCCCGTGTGGCTCGTGTTCTGATCGAAGCCGACTACCGGATGAAAATGATCGGGATCGGCAAACTGGACGCTGGTGCGAATATCCCCAGCTACTTCGATCTGCTGGCCAAAGAAAACTCACAGTCGGCTCAGAAGCTGGAAGCACTTCGCTGGTGGCTGACCATGAAGTACGATTCCGTACTGCACAACCCACAGCGGACCGCCTTCGAGCTGGTTGGCTCTTCTGTCCTCTGTCAGTCTGAAAACCAGATTGTGACCAAAGAAGGTCAGCGTCTGCAGACCGGTCAGGCCGAAAAGCTGAACCGTGAATTCGCTGCCAACTTCACAAAGCATTATCAGGAACTGGCCCAGAAAGATCTGGTTTACGCCGACCTGCAGAACATTTTCGATCTGGCCCTGGTCGCTGCCCTGATGCAGAACGAGCAACTGGCTAACCGTGCCGGCTGGGAAATGAATGCCTTCGCTGCGAACGGCATGTATCGTCCCGCTGAGTACAAACCTGCTCACACGGTCGAAACGGTCGTCAATCACCGGGTCTACAACGGCAAAGACGTTGTGGTTCAGGTAGCCGGCGGTGTTCGCGTCGATACGGCATCGGTCGTTAAGAACCAGAACAACCTGAAGGTCTCTCCCGAAGTGGGAGCAGTCTCCACCAAATCACAGGCCCCGGCGTTGCCCGTCGGTCGCTGGTGGTGGGATCTGGCTAACTGA
- a CDS encoding arylsulfatase, whose amino-acid sequence MLRRCFLLLAVLSCLDLSQPTDSRAADAQKPNIIFIMADDLGYAELGCYGQTKIKTPHIDQLAADGMKFTQAYAGSMVCQPSRSVLMTGQHTGHTAVRANDLNQLLYEEDKTVAEVLKSAGYATGCFGKWGLGYEGTPGRPTQQGFDQFTGQLLQVHAHFYYPYWIWRNDDKVMLPENENGGRGTYIHDLIHEDAKSFIRKNKDQPFFAYLPYILPHVELVVPEESERPYQGKFPKQDIPDPRPGYIGSEDGLTTFAGMVSRLDDHVGEIVTLLEQLGIRDNTLLIFTSDNGGQGGNWKEMTDFFDGNAPLKGHKGTMYEGGLRVPFIASWPGKIAPGTTSELQIGFWDILPTFAQVAGTKVPDGVDIDGISFVPTLLGKGTQKKHDYLYWEYTKGTIRSRALRMGDWKAVQNRMNRPIELYNLNQDIGETKNLAEQHPEKVKQMTKVMQQAHTEPRDFPQTLKPVGIKGYVK is encoded by the coding sequence ATGCTTCGACGTTGTTTCTTACTACTGGCTGTCCTCAGCTGTCTGGACCTGTCTCAACCGACAGACAGCCGCGCTGCGGACGCGCAGAAACCCAACATCATTTTCATCATGGCCGATGATCTCGGGTATGCAGAACTCGGTTGTTACGGTCAGACTAAAATCAAAACACCTCACATCGATCAGCTGGCAGCTGACGGCATGAAGTTTACTCAGGCCTACGCCGGCAGCATGGTCTGCCAGCCTTCGCGAAGTGTGCTAATGACCGGTCAGCATACCGGGCACACCGCGGTCCGCGCCAATGATCTGAATCAGCTGCTCTACGAAGAAGACAAGACCGTTGCCGAAGTATTGAAATCAGCCGGCTACGCCACCGGCTGTTTCGGCAAGTGGGGACTCGGCTATGAAGGCACCCCCGGCCGACCGACACAGCAGGGCTTCGATCAGTTTACCGGTCAGCTCCTGCAGGTGCATGCCCACTTTTACTATCCTTACTGGATCTGGCGGAATGACGACAAGGTGATGCTCCCCGAGAACGAAAACGGCGGGCGGGGCACATACATTCATGACCTGATTCACGAAGACGCCAAGTCATTCATCCGCAAAAACAAGGATCAACCCTTCTTCGCTTACCTGCCTTACATTCTGCCTCACGTGGAGCTGGTGGTGCCCGAGGAATCCGAGCGCCCCTACCAGGGAAAATTCCCCAAGCAGGACATTCCGGATCCGCGTCCCGGTTACATCGGTTCTGAAGATGGCCTGACCACCTTCGCTGGCATGGTCTCTCGACTGGATGATCATGTGGGTGAAATTGTCACCCTGTTGGAGCAGCTGGGCATCCGCGATAACACACTGCTGATTTTCACTTCCGACAATGGAGGGCAGGGGGGCAACTGGAAAGAGATGACCGATTTCTTTGACGGCAATGCACCCCTCAAAGGCCATAAGGGAACCATGTATGAAGGCGGCCTGCGGGTGCCCTTTATCGCCAGTTGGCCCGGTAAGATTGCCCCGGGGACCACTTCCGAACTGCAGATCGGTTTCTGGGATATCCTGCCAACGTTCGCGCAGGTCGCAGGCACTAAAGTTCCCGACGGAGTCGACATTGACGGCATCTCCTTTGTGCCGACGCTGCTCGGGAAGGGAACTCAGAAAAAACATGATTACCTTTACTGGGAATACACCAAAGGTACGATTCGTTCCCGGGCACTGCGGATGGGAGACTGGAAGGCAGTACAGAACCGGATGAACCGGCCGATTGAACTCTACAATCTGAACCAGGATATCGGCGAGACGAAGAATCTGGCTGAGCAGCATCCGGAGAAAGTCAAACAGATGACGAAAGTCATGCAGCAGGCTCACACGGAACCCCGCGACTTTCCGCAGACCCTCAAGCCGGTTGGCATCAAAGGCTATGTGAAATAA
- the glgC gene encoding glucose-1-phosphate adenylyltransferase, producing MRNVLALILAGGKGSRLEPLTRDRAKPAVPFGGGYRIIDFTLSNCINSGLRRVLILTQYKAASLDRHINLGWRFLCRELNEFIDVLPPQQRIDEQWYQGTADAVYQNIYTIERARSDYILILSGDHIYKMDYSKLINDHRESGAEVTIGCIPVDRTEATQFGVMGVDDDMRVVKFEEKPASPAPMPTHPDKSLASMGIYVFNTNFLFERLCYDATQLDSAHDFGKNIIPSIIDDHLIRAYPFQDKNTGDGYYWRDVGTIDAYYEANMDLISVHPQLNLYDNTWPIRSYQAPDPPPKFVFAQSEGSKPRVGQAVDSMVCPGSIISGGRVSQSIISSNVRVNSWAEVDNSILFSGVNVGRHAKIRNAIIDKGVSIPKGCEIGYDLEQDKKRGFTVSESGIVVIGKMDGFPEEG from the coding sequence ATGCGGAACGTCCTGGCATTGATACTGGCAGGAGGCAAGGGATCGCGCCTTGAGCCTCTCACCCGGGATCGGGCGAAACCTGCGGTACCGTTCGGAGGCGGTTACCGGATTATCGATTTTACCCTTTCCAACTGTATCAACAGTGGACTGCGGCGGGTTCTGATTCTGACTCAGTACAAGGCTGCCAGTCTCGATCGTCATATCAACCTGGGCTGGCGATTCCTCTGCCGGGAGTTGAATGAGTTCATCGATGTCCTGCCTCCCCAGCAGCGAATTGACGAACAGTGGTACCAGGGAACCGCTGACGCCGTCTATCAGAATATCTATACCATCGAACGTGCCCGCTCTGATTACATTCTGATTCTCTCCGGCGATCACATTTATAAAATGGATTACTCAAAACTGATCAACGATCACCGTGAATCAGGGGCCGAAGTCACTATCGGGTGTATTCCCGTGGACCGCACCGAAGCAACCCAGTTCGGCGTCATGGGCGTCGATGATGACATGCGGGTCGTCAAGTTCGAAGAAAAACCCGCTTCACCTGCCCCGATGCCGACTCATCCGGATAAGAGTCTGGCTTCGATGGGGATTTATGTCTTCAACACCAATTTCCTGTTCGAACGCCTCTGCTACGATGCCACTCAGCTCGACAGCGCGCACGATTTTGGTAAGAACATCATTCCCTCGATTATTGATGACCACCTGATCCGTGCCTATCCCTTCCAGGATAAGAACACAGGCGACGGCTATTACTGGCGGGATGTGGGAACCATTGACGCTTACTACGAAGCCAATATGGACCTGATTTCCGTGCATCCGCAGCTGAATCTGTACGATAACACCTGGCCGATTCGCTCGTACCAGGCACCCGATCCACCACCGAAATTCGTCTTCGCCCAGAGCGAAGGTTCCAAGCCCCGCGTCGGGCAGGCGGTCGACAGTATGGTCTGTCCGGGGTCGATCATTTCCGGTGGTCGCGTGAGCCAGTCGATCATCTCCTCCAATGTCCGCGTCAACAGCTGGGCCGAGGTCGATAATTCGATTCTCTTCTCCGGCGTGAACGTCGGGCGACATGCCAAGATCCGGAATGCGATCATCGATAAAGGGGTTTCGATCCCCAAAGGCTGCGAGATCGGCTATGACCTGGAGCAGGATAAAAAACGGGGCTTTACCGTTTCTGAATCCGGCATCGTCGTAATCGGCAAGATGGATGGTTTCCCCGAAGAGGGTTGA